A part of Homoserinibacter sp. YIM 151385 genomic DNA contains:
- a CDS encoding response regulator transcription factor, with translation MADTIADRAAVESETGFQTPARPIRVGIVDDHESVRLGLKAAFADEGADVMMAASDVGSLIEGLAGREVDVVVLDLSLGDGSSVTDNVKRVQALGAAVLIHSIADRVALVREALAAGAAGVIPKASATSTVLAAAATVARGEVLNNLEWATAIDADRDFAKAQLGRREREILHLYASGLPLKLAAEQLGIGYSTAREYLDRIRVKYVEVGRPAPTKVDLLRRAVEDGILPGLDPDAPDGR, from the coding sequence ATGGCGGACACCATCGCAGACAGGGCGGCCGTCGAGAGCGAGACGGGCTTCCAGACGCCTGCGCGCCCGATCCGGGTCGGCATCGTCGACGACCACGAGTCGGTCCGGCTCGGCCTCAAGGCCGCGTTCGCGGACGAGGGCGCGGATGTCATGATGGCCGCCTCCGACGTCGGCTCGCTCATCGAGGGGCTCGCCGGCCGCGAGGTCGACGTCGTCGTCCTCGACCTGTCGCTCGGCGACGGCTCCAGCGTCACCGACAACGTGAAGCGGGTGCAGGCGCTCGGCGCCGCCGTCCTCATCCACTCGATCGCCGACCGCGTCGCGCTCGTCCGCGAGGCGCTCGCCGCCGGGGCCGCCGGCGTCATCCCGAAGGCCTCCGCGACGAGCACCGTGCTCGCCGCCGCCGCGACGGTCGCGCGAGGCGAGGTGCTCAACAACCTCGAGTGGGCGACCGCGATCGACGCCGACCGCGACTTCGCGAAAGCGCAGCTCGGCCGTCGCGAGCGCGAGATCCTCCACCTGTACGCCTCCGGCCTCCCGCTCAAGCTCGCCGCCGAGCAGCTCGGGATCGGCTACTCGACCGCCCGCGAGTACCTCGACCGGATCCGGGTGAAGTACGTGGAGGTCGGCCGCCCCGCCCCGACGAAGGTGGACCTGCTGCGCCGTGCGGTCGAGGACGGCATCCTGCCGGGCCTCGACCCCGACGCGCCCGATGGCCGGTAG
- a CDS encoding acyl-CoA carboxylase subunit beta — translation MMTTAGRIADLKHRYHEAVTASGEAAIQKQHAKGKKTARERIEQLLDQGSFVELDEFVRHRTHAFGMDRNRPYGDAVVTGTGTIHGRQVAVYAQDFTIFGGSLGEVAGEKIIKVMQLALRTGVPIIGMLDSGGARIQEGVVALGKYGEIFKLNTAASGVIPQISIIMGPAAGGAVYSPALTDFVIMVDKTSQMFVTGPDVIKTVTGEDVGMEELGGALTHSTRTGVSHYMADDEDDALDYARGLVSFLPDNNMADPVVYESEVELETTDADRRLNTIIPDSPNQPYDVHEIIEHVVDNGDFLEVQPLFAPNIVVGFARVEGRSVGIIANQPNQMAGTLNIEAGEKAARFVRFCDAFNIPIITLVDVPGYLPGTDQEWTGVIRRGAKLLYAYAEATVPLVTVITRKAYGGAYIVMGSKQLGADLNFAWPTAEIAVMGGQGAVNILYRGEIRKAEEAGEDVAAVRTRLANEYTYNVASPFLAAERGELDGVIEPAATRVAIIKALRALRTKRAELPPKKHGNIPL, via the coding sequence ATGATGACGACCGCGGGGCGGATCGCCGACCTCAAGCACCGCTACCACGAGGCCGTGACCGCCTCGGGCGAGGCCGCGATCCAGAAGCAGCACGCGAAGGGCAAGAAGACGGCCCGCGAGCGCATCGAGCAGCTCCTCGACCAGGGCAGCTTCGTCGAGCTCGACGAGTTCGTCCGCCACCGCACGCACGCCTTCGGCATGGACCGCAACCGGCCGTACGGGGATGCGGTCGTCACCGGCACCGGCACCATCCACGGCCGCCAGGTGGCCGTCTACGCGCAGGACTTCACGATCTTCGGCGGCTCGCTCGGCGAGGTCGCGGGCGAGAAGATCATCAAGGTCATGCAGCTGGCCCTCCGCACGGGCGTGCCCATCATCGGCATGCTCGACTCGGGCGGGGCGCGCATCCAGGAGGGCGTCGTCGCCCTCGGCAAGTACGGCGAGATCTTCAAGCTCAACACGGCCGCCTCGGGCGTCATCCCCCAGATCTCGATCATCATGGGGCCGGCGGCGGGCGGCGCCGTCTACTCGCCCGCGCTCACCGACTTCGTGATCATGGTCGACAAGACGAGCCAGATGTTCGTCACAGGCCCGGATGTCATCAAGACCGTCACCGGCGAGGACGTCGGCATGGAGGAGCTCGGCGGGGCGCTCACCCACAGCACGCGCACGGGCGTCTCGCACTACATGGCGGACGACGAGGACGACGCGCTCGACTACGCTCGCGGGCTCGTCAGCTTCCTGCCGGACAACAACATGGCCGACCCGGTCGTGTACGAGAGCGAGGTCGAGCTCGAGACGACGGACGCCGACCGGCGCCTCAACACGATCATCCCGGACTCGCCCAACCAGCCCTACGACGTGCACGAGATCATCGAGCACGTGGTCGACAACGGCGACTTCCTCGAGGTGCAGCCGCTCTTCGCGCCGAACATCGTCGTCGGCTTCGCCCGCGTCGAGGGCCGCAGCGTCGGCATCATCGCGAACCAGCCGAACCAGATGGCCGGCACCCTCAACATCGAGGCCGGCGAGAAGGCGGCGCGCTTCGTCCGCTTCTGCGACGCCTTCAACATCCCGATCATCACCCTCGTCGACGTGCCCGGCTACCTGCCCGGCACCGACCAGGAGTGGACGGGCGTCATCCGCCGCGGCGCGAAGCTGCTCTACGCCTACGCCGAGGCGACGGTGCCGCTCGTGACCGTCATCACCCGCAAGGCCTACGGCGGCGCCTACATCGTCATGGGCTCGAAGCAGCTCGGCGCCGACCTCAACTTCGCCTGGCCGACCGCCGAGATCGCCGTGATGGGCGGCCAGGGCGCCGTCAACATCCTCTACCGCGGCGAGATCAGGAAGGCGGAGGAGGCCGGCGAGGACGTCGCGGCCGTCCGGACCCGCCTCGCCAACGAGTACACCTACAACGTCGCCTCGCCGTTCCTCGCGGCGGAGCGCGGCGAGCTCGACGGGGTCATCGAGCCGGCGGCGACGCGCGTCGCGATCATCAAGGCGCTGCGCGCGCTCCGCACGAAGCGGGCCGAGCTGCCCCCCAAGAAGCACGGGAACATCCCGCTGTGA
- a CDS encoding biotin--[acetyl-CoA-carboxylase] ligase encodes MSASDGTGAGAGAVRWLARSPSTNSALAALATADPGLPHLTAVATLEQTAGRGRLDRVWTAPAGASLAASVLIRLEAGRLAPEQAGWLPIAAGVAMTAAVRAALPAARRDAVQLKWPNDVLVGERKICGILAELLVDRSGAVVGSGVNTAMTAAQLPVETATSLAIEGGRVDAAALLDDYLGRLDELVRALAAHDGDAERSGLRASARAACGTLGRRVRVELPGREPATGLATDLDAAGRLHVVLDDGTPLDVAAGDVVHLRHR; translated from the coding sequence ATGAGCGCGAGCGACGGCACCGGGGCGGGCGCCGGCGCGGTCCGCTGGCTGGCGCGCTCGCCCTCCACGAACTCGGCGCTCGCCGCCCTCGCCACGGCCGATCCCGGCCTCCCGCACCTCACGGCGGTCGCGACGCTCGAGCAGACCGCGGGCCGCGGCCGCCTCGACCGCGTCTGGACCGCGCCCGCGGGCGCCTCCCTCGCGGCCTCCGTCCTCATCCGGCTCGAGGCCGGGCGCCTCGCCCCGGAGCAGGCGGGCTGGCTGCCCATCGCGGCGGGCGTCGCGATGACCGCGGCGGTGCGCGCCGCCCTCCCGGCCGCGCGACGCGACGCCGTGCAGCTGAAGTGGCCGAACGACGTGCTCGTGGGGGAGCGGAAGATCTGCGGGATCCTCGCCGAGCTCCTCGTCGACCGCTCGGGCGCCGTCGTCGGCTCGGGGGTCAACACCGCCATGACGGCGGCGCAGCTCCCCGTCGAGACGGCGACCTCGCTCGCGATCGAGGGCGGACGGGTGGACGCGGCGGCGCTCCTCGACGACTACCTCGGCCGCCTGGACGAGCTCGTGCGGGCGCTCGCCGCCCATGACGGCGACGCCGAGCGCTCCGGCCTCCGCGCCTCGGCGAGAGCCGCCTGCGGCACCCTCGGACGCCGGGTGCGTGTCGAGCTGCCCGGGCGGGAGCCCGCGACGGGCCTCGCGACCGACCTGGACGCCGCCGGCCGCCTCCACGTCGTCCTCGACGACGGCACCCCGCTGGATGTCGCGGCGGGCGATGTCGTGCACCTGCGGCACCGGTGA
- a CDS encoding polyprenol monophosphomannose synthase, with translation MSARPLVVMPTFDEADNLERTAALVLAADPRVDLLVVDDDSPDGTGAIADRLAAAEPRIRVLHRRRRDGLGRAYLEGFRLAIEHGATVVIEMDADGSHPADRLPALLDALDAGADLAIGSRWVPGGRVVDWPWLRRALSRGGNAYARIALGIPVRDATAGFRAYRAERLAGLDLDGVHSRGYCFQIDMTLRAHDAGLRIAEVPIAFTERVAGRSKMSGAIIAEAMLRVTVWALRRRLRRPR, from the coding sequence ATGTCCGCCCGCCCGCTCGTCGTGATGCCGACCTTCGACGAGGCCGACAACCTCGAGCGCACCGCCGCGCTCGTCCTCGCGGCGGACCCCCGCGTCGACCTCCTCGTCGTCGACGACGACAGCCCCGACGGCACGGGCGCGATCGCCGACCGGCTCGCCGCCGCCGAGCCCCGCATCCGCGTCCTCCACCGACGTCGCCGCGACGGGCTCGGGCGCGCCTACCTGGAGGGCTTCCGGCTCGCGATCGAGCATGGCGCGACGGTCGTCATCGAGATGGACGCCGACGGCTCGCATCCCGCCGACCGCCTCCCCGCCCTCCTCGACGCGCTCGACGCCGGCGCCGATCTCGCGATCGGCTCGCGCTGGGTCCCCGGCGGGCGGGTCGTCGACTGGCCGTGGCTGCGCCGTGCGCTCAGCCGCGGCGGCAACGCCTACGCGCGCATCGCGCTCGGGATCCCGGTGCGGGATGCGACGGCCGGCTTCCGCGCCTACCGCGCGGAGCGCCTCGCCGGCCTCGATCTCGACGGCGTGCACTCGCGCGGCTACTGCTTCCAGATCGACATGACGCTCCGCGCCCACGACGCGGGCCTCCGCATCGCCGAGGTGCCGATCGCCTTCACGGAGCGCGTCGCCGGCCGCTCCAAGATGAGCGGCGCGATCATCGCCGAGGCGATGCTGCGCGTGACCGTCTGGGCGCTGCGCCGCCGCCTCCGCCGCCCGCGCTGA
- a CDS encoding PH domain-containing protein produces MSLDDPAPPRPREVVVARLHPHGRALFWPSVLLVAVLGGAGWALGALAEDWQRIAVLGAAALLVVLGVLGPLLRWLSTSATITSRRVVLRHGILVRTRQELLHSRGYDVTVRRRGLQGLFGSGDVLVNSGLEQPIRLRDVPSAILVQASLSELMEAASTTVSGRRQQEQARRATGDLGPR; encoded by the coding sequence ATGAGTCTCGACGATCCGGCGCCGCCCCGACCGCGCGAGGTCGTCGTCGCGAGGCTGCACCCGCACGGCCGCGCGCTGTTCTGGCCGAGCGTGCTGCTCGTGGCCGTCCTCGGCGGGGCGGGCTGGGCGCTCGGCGCGCTCGCGGAGGACTGGCAGCGCATCGCGGTGCTCGGGGCGGCTGCGCTGCTCGTCGTCCTCGGCGTCCTCGGCCCGCTCCTGCGCTGGCTCTCGACATCGGCGACGATCACGAGCCGCCGCGTCGTGCTACGCCACGGCATCCTGGTCCGCACCCGGCAGGAGCTGCTCCACAGCCGCGGCTACGACGTGACGGTGCGCCGACGCGGCCTGCAGGGCCTGTTCGGGAGCGGCGACGTGCTCGTGAACTCGGGTCTCGAGCAGCCGATCCGCCTCCGAGACGTGCCGAGCGCGATCCTCGTGCAGGCCTCCCTCTCGGAGCTGATGGAGGCCGCCTCGACGACCGTCTCCGGCCGCCGCCAGCAGGAGCAGGCGCGCCGTGCGACGGGCGATCTCGGGCCCCGGTGA
- a CDS encoding sensor histidine kinase yields the protein MAGSDRATLELPRERVVPNPLSLTRVDSAIARSAAGFGVAFFAQSVPLMVEQLPNLHPAWSIVLVAALVASLVFAIAASVVGRLVRIAQGAFAIVYVAALISWPFAVLDLGSAPATSFWLYFLLTIATATATIAFDVRIATLYVIAVPAIYAVIRITPEGGGVSPTQATLDSVYSIILGGVITIIVTMLRTAASAVDRAQQTALTRYSHAVRQHAIEAERVQVDAIVHDSVLTTLLSAARALTPDAKQLAATMAGNAIGHLRDASGSAPDSDAVVGVGVVASRIGDAASTMSQPFEVRTSGVGQGSVPIAVAEAVYSAAVQAMVNSLQHAGSGVRRWAAVRGEDGGIVVEIGDEGRGFDPEEVPTERLGVRVSILERVASAGGEATLDSAPGEGTRVTLAWPAPAAAAPGEGAS from the coding sequence ATGGCCGGTAGCGACCGGGCGACCCTCGAGCTCCCGCGGGAGCGGGTGGTCCCGAACCCGCTGAGCCTCACCCGCGTCGACTCCGCGATCGCGCGCTCCGCCGCCGGCTTCGGCGTCGCGTTCTTCGCCCAGTCGGTGCCGCTCATGGTCGAGCAGCTGCCGAACCTGCACCCGGCCTGGTCCATCGTCCTCGTCGCGGCGCTCGTCGCGAGCCTCGTGTTCGCGATCGCGGCGAGCGTCGTCGGCCGGCTCGTGCGGATCGCGCAGGGCGCCTTCGCGATCGTCTACGTCGCCGCGCTCATCTCCTGGCCGTTCGCGGTCCTCGACCTCGGCTCGGCGCCGGCCACCAGCTTCTGGCTCTACTTCCTCCTCACCATCGCGACCGCGACCGCGACGATCGCCTTCGACGTCCGCATCGCCACCCTGTACGTCATCGCCGTGCCCGCCATCTACGCCGTGATCCGCATCACCCCCGAGGGCGGCGGCGTCTCGCCGACGCAGGCGACCCTCGACTCCGTCTACTCGATCATCCTCGGCGGGGTCATCACCATCATCGTCACCATGCTCCGCACGGCGGCCTCCGCCGTCGACCGCGCGCAGCAGACCGCGCTCACCCGCTACTCGCACGCGGTGCGCCAGCACGCCATCGAGGCGGAGCGCGTCCAGGTCGACGCCATCGTCCACGACAGCGTCCTCACCACGCTCCTCTCGGCGGCCCGCGCCCTCACGCCCGACGCGAAGCAGCTCGCCGCGACCATGGCGGGGAACGCGATCGGCCACCTCCGCGACGCCTCCGGCTCCGCTCCCGACTCGGATGCCGTGGTCGGCGTCGGCGTCGTCGCGAGCCGCATCGGGGATGCGGCCTCCACGATGTCGCAGCCGTTCGAGGTCCGCACGAGCGGGGTCGGGCAGGGGTCCGTGCCGATCGCCGTCGCCGAGGCGGTCTACTCGGCGGCCGTGCAGGCCATGGTGAACAGCCTCCAGCATGCGGGGTCCGGGGTCCGCCGCTGGGCGGCGGTGCGCGGCGAGGACGGCGGGATCGTCGTCGAGATCGGCGACGAGGGCCGCGGCTTCGACCCCGAGGAGGTGCCGACGGAGCGCCTCGGCGTCCGCGTCTCCATCCTCGAGCGCGTCGCGAGCGCGGGCGGCGAGGCCACCCTCGACTCGGCGCCCGGCGAGGGCACCCGCGTGACGCTCGCCTGGCCGGCGCCCGCCGCCGCGGCCCCGGGGGAGGGGGCGTCATGA
- a CDS encoding UDP-glucose dehydrogenase family protein has protein sequence MKISVIGCGYLGAVHAACMAELGHDVIGIDVDPGKVATLAAGSAPFFEPGLPELLASGRDSGRLRFSTDMAEAAGAEVHFVAVGTPQQAGSEAADLRFVDAAIDALLPHLGAGALVVGKSTVPVGTAARLAEKVAATGATLAWNPEFLREGFAVQDTLHPDRLVYGVADGDERAAAQLDAIYASALADETPRLVADFATAELVKVSANAFLATKISFINAMAEVAEATGADVTVLADAIGHDARIGRRFLNSGIGFGGGCLPKDIRAFMARAEELGVGHSVGFLKEVDAINLRRRDRVVELAVEALGGDAAGRRVAVLGLAFKPDSDDVRDSPALDVAARLRALGVEVRAFDPEAIETARRIHPELGYAASAEEALEGAEAVLVLTEWKAFRALDPETVGSAVAQRAVVDGRNCLDPAVWREAGWTYRAPGRP, from the coding sequence GTGAAGATCTCGGTCATCGGATGCGGCTATCTCGGCGCGGTCCACGCGGCCTGCATGGCCGAACTCGGGCACGACGTCATCGGCATCGATGTGGACCCCGGCAAGGTCGCCACCCTCGCCGCCGGCTCGGCCCCCTTCTTCGAGCCGGGGCTCCCCGAGCTGCTCGCCTCCGGCCGCGATTCCGGACGCCTCCGCTTCAGCACGGACATGGCGGAGGCCGCCGGCGCCGAGGTGCACTTCGTCGCCGTCGGGACCCCGCAGCAGGCGGGCAGCGAGGCCGCCGACCTCCGCTTCGTCGACGCCGCGATCGACGCCCTCCTCCCGCACCTGGGCGCGGGCGCCCTCGTGGTCGGCAAGTCGACCGTCCCCGTCGGCACGGCCGCCCGCCTCGCGGAGAAGGTCGCCGCGACGGGCGCGACGCTCGCCTGGAACCCCGAGTTCCTGCGCGAGGGCTTCGCCGTCCAGGACACCCTCCACCCCGACCGCCTCGTGTACGGCGTCGCCGACGGCGACGAGCGCGCGGCCGCCCAGCTCGACGCGATCTACGCGAGCGCCCTCGCCGACGAGACCCCGCGGCTCGTCGCCGACTTCGCGACCGCCGAGCTCGTCAAGGTGAGCGCGAACGCCTTCCTCGCGACGAAGATCTCCTTCATCAACGCGATGGCGGAGGTCGCGGAGGCCACCGGTGCCGACGTCACCGTCCTCGCGGACGCGATCGGGCACGACGCGCGCATCGGCCGCCGCTTCCTCAACTCCGGCATCGGCTTCGGCGGCGGCTGCCTCCCGAAGGACATCCGCGCCTTCATGGCCCGCGCCGAGGAGCTCGGCGTCGGGCACTCGGTCGGCTTCCTCAAGGAGGTCGACGCGATCAACCTGCGCCGCCGCGATCGCGTCGTCGAGCTCGCCGTCGAGGCGCTCGGCGGGGATGCCGCGGGGCGCCGCGTCGCCGTGCTCGGCCTCGCCTTCAAGCCCGACTCGGACGACGTCCGCGACTCGCCCGCCCTCGATGTCGCGGCCCGCCTCCGTGCGCTCGGCGTCGAGGTGCGCGCCTTCGACCCGGAGGCGATCGAGACGGCGCGCCGCATCCACCCCGAGCTCGGCTACGCGGCGAGCGCCGAGGAGGCGCTCGAGGGTGCCGAGGCGGTGCTCGTCCTCACGGAGTGGAAGGCCTTCCGCGCCCTCGACCCCGAGACGGTCGGCTCAGCGGTCGCGCAGCGAGCCGTCGTCGACGGCCGCAACTGCCTCGACCCCGCCGTCTGGCGCGAGGCCGGCTGGACGTACCGCGCTCCCGGCCGCCCCTGA
- a CDS encoding class I SAM-dependent RNA methyltransferase has translation MGEMQGREVELEIGNMAHGGVAVARHEGRVIFVPDVIPGERVLARIVDDRKKSFWRAEALRVVEASPHRREHVWAEAAVEREPGRRAGGADYGHIEIGHQRELKAAVLRDALQRFGGLERDIEVEALAGPADGTGWRTRVRLQVSDNGTVGPYAARSHRVIHVRDLPLAVEALREVAPLDEAFPGEQTVDVLAPSQGGARLVIGRQSPSLVVETVGEREFRVDDTGFWQVHREAPAALTAAVQEAIDPERFDPKAANLDLYGGVGLLAAAVGDRFGPGVRITSVESSERATEHAAENLADWLGAQAITSKVEHHVRGLREASPTERARLAAATVVLDPPRSGAGREVLEGLAAVSPAQLVYVACDPVALGRDVGILRELGYEPGAVRALDLFPSTHHVEAVATFTRA, from the coding sequence ATGGGTGAGATGCAGGGCCGCGAGGTCGAGCTCGAGATCGGCAACATGGCGCACGGCGGGGTCGCGGTCGCGCGGCACGAGGGGCGCGTGATCTTCGTGCCCGACGTGATCCCCGGCGAGCGGGTGCTCGCCCGGATCGTCGACGACCGCAAGAAGTCGTTCTGGCGCGCGGAGGCGCTCCGGGTCGTCGAGGCGAGCCCGCACCGCCGCGAGCACGTCTGGGCGGAGGCCGCCGTCGAGCGCGAGCCCGGCCGCCGTGCGGGCGGCGCCGACTACGGGCACATCGAGATCGGCCACCAGCGCGAGCTCAAGGCGGCGGTCCTCCGCGACGCCCTCCAGCGCTTCGGGGGCCTCGAGCGCGACATCGAGGTGGAGGCGCTCGCCGGCCCCGCGGACGGCACGGGATGGCGGACCCGCGTCCGCCTCCAGGTCTCCGACAACGGCACGGTCGGCCCGTATGCGGCCCGCAGCCACCGCGTCATCCACGTCCGCGACCTCCCGCTCGCGGTCGAGGCGCTCCGCGAGGTCGCCCCGCTCGACGAGGCGTTCCCCGGCGAGCAGACCGTCGACGTGCTCGCGCCGAGCCAGGGGGGCGCGCGTCTCGTGATCGGCCGGCAGAGCCCGAGCCTCGTCGTCGAGACGGTCGGCGAGCGCGAGTTCCGCGTCGACGACACCGGCTTCTGGCAGGTGCACCGCGAGGCGCCGGCCGCCCTCACCGCCGCCGTGCAGGAGGCGATCGACCCGGAGCGCTTCGACCCGAAGGCCGCGAACCTCGACCTCTACGGCGGCGTCGGCCTGCTCGCCGCCGCGGTCGGCGACCGCTTCGGCCCAGGGGTCCGCATCACGAGCGTCGAGAGCTCGGAGCGCGCCACCGAGCACGCCGCCGAGAACCTCGCCGACTGGCTCGGCGCGCAGGCGATCACCTCGAAGGTCGAGCACCACGTGCGCGGCCTGCGGGAGGCCTCCCCGACGGAGCGCGCCCGCCTCGCCGCCGCGACCGTCGTCCTCGACCCGCCGCGCTCGGGCGCCGGGCGCGAGGTGCTCGAGGGTCTCGCCGCCGTGTCGCCCGCCCAGCTCGTCTACGTCGCCTGCGACCCGGTCGCCCTGGGACGCGACGTCGGCATCCTCCGCGAGCTCGGCTACGAGCCGGGCGCCGTCCGCGCGCTCGACCTCTTCCCCTCGACACATCACGTCGAGGCCGTGGCGACCTTCACCCGGGCCTGA
- a CDS encoding GtrA family protein: MRALLTQFARFGVVGGVGFLIDLGIFNLLIATVLHPDRLHEGPVIAKAVSTSVAIGANWVGNRFWTFREHRGRRVVREGVEFGIVSVGGMGIGLLCLWVSRYLLGFESVLADNVAANVVGLGLGTAFRFALYRSWVFAPRRGERLTEAERDAAAARAADAGGSGSEGSGAAGSAVRPAGLAPDGGVEAVAAVDDGSLRDR, translated from the coding sequence ATGCGCGCCCTGCTCACGCAGTTCGCCCGCTTCGGCGTGGTCGGCGGGGTCGGCTTCCTCATCGATCTCGGCATCTTCAACCTGCTCATCGCGACCGTCCTGCACCCGGACCGGCTCCACGAGGGGCCGGTCATCGCGAAGGCCGTCTCGACCTCGGTGGCGATCGGCGCGAACTGGGTCGGCAACCGCTTCTGGACCTTCCGCGAGCACCGCGGCCGCCGGGTCGTGCGGGAGGGGGTCGAGTTCGGGATCGTGAGCGTCGGCGGCATGGGCATCGGCCTGCTCTGCCTCTGGGTGTCGCGCTATCTGCTCGGCTTCGAGTCGGTGCTCGCCGACAACGTGGCCGCGAACGTCGTCGGCCTCGGCCTCGGCACGGCGTTCCGCTTCGCGCTCTACCGCAGCTGGGTGTTCGCGCCGCGGCGCGGCGAGCGCCTCACCGAGGCGGAGCGGGATGCCGCGGCGGCCCGGGCGGCCGACGCCGGGGGCTCAGGGTCCGAGGGCTCAGGGGCGGCCGGGAGCGCGGTACGTCCAGCCGGCCTCGCGCCAGACGGCGGGGTCGAGGCAGTTGCGGCCGTCGACGACGGCTCGCTGCGCGACCGCTGA
- a CDS encoding acyl-CoA carboxylase epsilon subunit — MSAEGEGAAAPDIRIVAGAPTTEELAALTAVLAVALDGIASESRREPVRGPSQWELSRRAPRRRPAPGAWGHLRG, encoded by the coding sequence GTGAGCGCGGAGGGCGAGGGCGCCGCGGCGCCCGACATCCGCATCGTCGCCGGGGCGCCGACGACCGAGGAGCTCGCGGCCCTCACGGCGGTGCTCGCGGTCGCGCTCGACGGGATCGCGAGCGAGTCGCGCCGGGAGCCCGTCCGCGGCCCGAGCCAGTGGGAGCTGAGCCGGCGTGCGCCGCGACGGCGTCCGGCGCCGGGAGCCTGGGGCCACCTGCGCGGGTGA
- a CDS encoding 5-(carboxyamino)imidazole ribonucleotide synthase yields MMIPPAVGLGLELRVLAEEPGMSAALAATQVGDYRDAATVLDFARGVDVVTFDHEHVPQAVLRELVEAGVRVHPGPGALAVAQDKITMRERLAELGAPVPAWARVRDAAELADFLEAHGGAAVVKTPRGGYDGKGVRVVRAADQADDWFLAVAEHGADAALLVEELVDFRRELAQSVARRPSGELRAWPLVETVQRDGVCAEVTAPAPDSEALAGPAAELAASIANGLEVTGVLAVELFETRDGRLLVNELAMRPHNTGHWTIDGAVTSQFEQHLRAVADLPLGDPAPTAPWSVMVNVLGGPADGPMPIRYPEALAARPETRFHFYGKASRPGRKVGHVTTTGGEPGETLARARAAAGFFEG; encoded by the coding sequence ATGATGATCCCCCCGGCCGTCGGCCTGGGGCTCGAGCTCCGCGTCCTCGCGGAGGAGCCGGGGATGTCGGCCGCGCTCGCGGCGACGCAGGTCGGCGACTACCGGGATGCGGCGACGGTCCTCGACTTCGCCCGCGGCGTCGACGTGGTCACCTTCGATCACGAGCACGTGCCGCAGGCGGTGCTGCGCGAGCTCGTCGAGGCGGGCGTGCGCGTGCACCCGGGCCCCGGTGCGCTCGCCGTCGCCCAGGACAAGATCACGATGCGCGAGCGGCTCGCCGAGCTCGGCGCGCCCGTCCCCGCCTGGGCGAGGGTCCGGGACGCCGCCGAGCTCGCCGACTTCCTCGAGGCGCACGGCGGCGCGGCCGTCGTGAAGACCCCGCGCGGCGGCTACGACGGCAAGGGCGTGCGCGTGGTCCGCGCCGCCGATCAGGCCGACGACTGGTTCCTCGCGGTCGCCGAGCACGGCGCGGATGCCGCCCTCCTCGTCGAGGAGCTCGTCGACTTCCGCCGCGAGCTCGCGCAGTCCGTCGCCCGCCGCCCCTCCGGCGAGCTGCGCGCCTGGCCGCTCGTCGAGACGGTGCAGCGCGACGGGGTCTGCGCCGAGGTGACCGCCCCGGCCCCCGACTCGGAGGCGCTCGCCGGCCCCGCCGCGGAGCTCGCCGCATCCATCGCCAACGGGCTGGAGGTGACCGGCGTCCTCGCGGTGGAGCTGTTCGAGACGCGCGACGGCCGGCTCCTCGTCAACGAGCTCGCGATGCGCCCCCACAACACCGGCCACTGGACGATCGACGGCGCCGTGACGAGCCAGTTCGAGCAGCACCTGCGGGCCGTCGCCGATCTGCCGCTCGGCGACCCGGCGCCGACCGCGCCCTGGAGCGTCATGGTCAACGTGCTCGGCGGGCCCGCCGACGGCCCCATGCCGATCCGCTACCCCGAGGCGCTCGCCGCGCGGCCGGAGACGAGGTTCCACTTCTACGGCAAGGCCTCCCGCCCCGGGCGCAAGGTCGGCCACGTGACGACGACGGGCGGCGAGCCGGGCGAGACGCTCGCGCGGGCGCGTGCCGCAGCGGGGTTCTTCGAGGGTTGA